In Vibrio diazotrophicus, the following proteins share a genomic window:
- a CDS encoding ABC transporter permease encodes MSSNVISLIPSRTQVVSQSKMILWPMLGICFFLMFWHLAAKQVETSLGTLPGPVQTFTQFSNLVDEHFKEREKEVAFIERQEKRNQTKLAKNPDAEVKIRPYTGKPTFFDQIGTSLVTVSAGFLLASVIAIPLGIVLGLNQGMYQAFNPIIQLLKPVSPLAWLPIVTMVVSATYVSDDPKFAKSFVNSLFTVALCSLWPTLINTAVGVTSVDKDLLNVSKVLRLSWWAHIRTIVLPSAIPMIFTGLRLSLGIAWMVLIAAEMLAQNPGLGKFVWDEFQNGSSASLGRIMVAVFVIGFIGLLLDRGMLKLQKRLSWNKQQELR; translated from the coding sequence ATGTCGAGCAATGTTATTTCACTGATTCCAAGTCGCACTCAAGTTGTGAGCCAAAGCAAGATGATCTTGTGGCCAATGCTCGGAATCTGCTTTTTTCTTATGTTCTGGCATTTGGCTGCCAAACAGGTAGAGACCTCATTAGGCACCTTGCCGGGTCCAGTTCAAACCTTTACACAGTTCAGCAATTTGGTTGATGAGCACTTTAAGGAACGAGAGAAAGAAGTGGCATTTATTGAGAGGCAAGAAAAACGCAATCAAACCAAATTGGCTAAGAATCCAGACGCAGAAGTGAAGATTCGTCCATACACAGGCAAACCGACCTTTTTTGACCAAATTGGTACCAGTTTAGTCACGGTTTCCGCAGGCTTTTTGCTGGCTTCTGTTATCGCCATTCCGCTTGGCATTGTGTTGGGGCTAAATCAAGGCATGTATCAGGCGTTTAACCCGATTATTCAGTTGCTCAAACCCGTATCACCGCTTGCATGGTTACCTATTGTCACCATGGTGGTGAGTGCGACTTATGTCAGTGATGACCCAAAGTTTGCTAAATCGTTCGTCAACTCACTCTTTACCGTTGCGCTTTGTAGCTTGTGGCCAACGCTTATCAATACTGCGGTGGGTGTGACCAGTGTGGACAAAGACCTGCTCAACGTGAGCAAAGTATTGCGCCTCTCTTGGTGGGCACACATTCGTACTATTGTTTTGCCTTCTGCGATTCCAATGATTTTTACCGGATTACGTTTATCACTGGGTATTGCGTGGATGGTTCTGATTGCGGCTGAAATGCTGGCGCAAAACCCAGGGTTAGGGAAATTCGTTTGGGACGAATTCCAAAACGGTAGCTCAGCATCACTGGGCAGAATTATGGTCGCGGTGTTTGTTATCGGCTTTATTGGTCTGTTATTGGATCGAGGCATGCTCAAACTGCAAAAACGCCTGTCTTGGAACAAACAACAAGAACTTCGCTAA
- a CDS encoding CmpA/NrtA family ABC transporter substrate-binding protein has product MQYIKPWMRTLVLGASLATSASLLSATAHAEIGEPEIEDLKFGFIKLTDMAPLAVAYEQGYFEDEGLYVTLEAQANWKVLLDRVIDGELDGAHMLAGQPLGATIGIGTKAEVVTAFSMDLNGNAITVSNNTWEQMKPFLAKESDGKIAHPIKADALKPVISKYRDEGKSFNMGMVFPVSTHNYELRYWLAAGGINPGYYAPTTGDNSGQLKADVLLSVTPPPQMPSTMEAGTIQGYCVGEPWNQQAVFKGIGVPVVTDYEIWKNNPEKVFGVSKAWADKYPNTHLRVVRALIRAAYWLDEGNNANRQEAVKLLAKSQYVGADAEVIANSMTGTFEYEKGDKRDVPDFNVFFRHNATYPYYSDAIWYLTQMRRWGQIPEQQSDDWYMSIAKEVYRPDIYQQAAQSLIEDGTLSAKDFPDFKQMDGFRAPQKHFIDNIVYDGRQPNAYLEKFSIGLKGKDKV; this is encoded by the coding sequence ATGCAATATATCAAGCCATGGATGCGCACTTTAGTGCTCGGCGCTTCACTTGCAACTTCAGCTTCACTGCTCAGTGCCACTGCTCATGCAGAAATTGGTGAGCCGGAAATTGAAGATCTTAAGTTCGGATTTATTAAGCTGACTGATATGGCACCCCTCGCGGTGGCCTACGAGCAAGGCTATTTCGAAGATGAAGGCTTATACGTCACGTTAGAAGCGCAAGCGAACTGGAAAGTTCTGTTAGACCGAGTGATAGATGGTGAATTGGATGGTGCACATATGCTGGCTGGCCAGCCTCTCGGCGCAACCATTGGCATTGGCACCAAAGCAGAAGTAGTGACGGCATTTAGCATGGATTTGAACGGTAATGCGATTACTGTCTCCAATAACACTTGGGAGCAAATGAAGCCATTCCTTGCGAAAGAAAGTGACGGGAAAATTGCTCACCCGATTAAAGCAGACGCTTTGAAGCCTGTTATCTCTAAGTATCGTGACGAAGGTAAGTCGTTCAACATGGGGATGGTATTTCCTGTCTCCACTCATAACTACGAACTGCGTTATTGGTTAGCTGCGGGTGGTATCAATCCGGGTTATTACGCTCCAACGACAGGTGATAACAGCGGTCAGCTAAAAGCCGATGTGCTGTTAAGTGTCACTCCTCCTCCACAAATGCCATCCACTATGGAAGCGGGCACAATTCAGGGCTATTGCGTAGGCGAACCATGGAACCAGCAGGCGGTGTTCAAAGGTATCGGCGTTCCAGTGGTGACGGACTACGAGATCTGGAAAAACAACCCAGAGAAAGTTTTCGGTGTGTCTAAAGCATGGGCAGATAAATACCCAAACACCCATCTGCGAGTGGTGCGAGCTTTGATTCGTGCAGCGTATTGGTTAGATGAAGGCAACAATGCTAACCGACAAGAAGCGGTAAAACTTTTGGCGAAAAGTCAGTATGTGGGTGCAGATGCAGAAGTCATTGCCAACTCTATGACAGGTACCTTTGAGTACGAAAAAGGAGATAAGCGCGATGTACCTGATTTCAACGTTTTCTTCCGTCATAACGCCACTTATCCGTACTACAGCGATGCGATTTGGTACCTCACTCAGATGCGTCGTTGGGGACAAATTCCAGAGCAGCAGTCTGATGATTGGTACATGAGCATCGCCAAAGAAGTGTATCGCCCAGACATCTATCAACAAGCTGCTCAGTCTTTGATTGAAGATGGCACGTTATCGGCGAAGGATTTCCCAGATTTCAAACAGATGGATGGATTCCGCGCTCCGCAGAAACACTTCATCGACAACATCGTATATGACGGCCGTCAACCGAATGCCTATCTGGAGAAGTTCTCTATTGGTTTAAAAGGCAAAGACAAAGTTTAA
- a CDS encoding ANTAR domain-containing response regulator — translation MSPSTVSQPVIVCSDSISDQADISAKLALHYDHILACQLVQLEKMVGRESSSIVVVSWRQPTAELRLIVEFCKSKKIPLLVILKQLNSNDINRLPQSNDFVILPFDSSFDLKPWIDYSIQVRDQSVALQQEIQLLTAKLEERKWIEKAKGLLMRMHAIDEENAYRVLRSSAMQSSLSMAQVAKNVIHTFDSINGN, via the coding sequence ATGTCACCTTCAACAGTATCTCAGCCAGTCATTGTATGTAGTGACAGTATTAGTGACCAAGCAGATATCAGCGCCAAATTGGCGCTGCATTACGACCATATATTAGCTTGTCAGCTTGTACAGTTAGAGAAGATGGTTGGGCGTGAAAGCAGCTCAATTGTGGTGGTCTCTTGGCGTCAGCCAACGGCGGAGTTACGCCTGATAGTTGAGTTTTGCAAGAGCAAGAAAATCCCACTTCTTGTTATTCTTAAACAGCTAAATTCAAATGATATCAATAGACTACCTCAGTCTAATGATTTCGTTATTCTTCCTTTTGATTCTTCATTTGATCTCAAACCTTGGATTGATTATTCAATTCAGGTTCGTGATCAAAGCGTTGCGTTGCAACAAGAAATACAACTGTTGACGGCAAAATTGGAAGAGAGAAAGTGGATTGAAAAAGCCAAAGGATTGCTGATGAGGATGCATGCTATCGATGAAGAAAACGCTTATCGCGTATTAAGAAGCTCTGCGATGCAATCCAGTTTATCTATGGCGCAAGTTGCGAAGAACGTGATTCATACCTTCGATAGTATCAATGGTAATTAA
- a CDS encoding glycosyl transferase family protein yields the protein MSIIKECIRTVGRGDRGRKPLTFDQAFQVMDEYLNGECDDDQMAMLLMLIRVQNETNDEIAGFVKAFQSRVPNLGADIDWPCYAGKRATAGKPWHLLAAKILADNGFKVLLHGYNDKPASREHAEDYLPALGIPMASNTEHAQLLLQTGSIAYLPLNAFAPQAELMISWKNRYGLRTPINTVVRALNPGGGKIGIRGSFHPGFQQLHAEVEHVIGKTSHSVISFKGVSGESEYNPKVSQTVWLSQPSGVESFYWPEQYVSEIETVANCPMNTPQEDLQMMANTVVSTMAAVLFAQSHDREKAYETAYMFWKAHVLNH from the coding sequence ATGAGCATAATAAAAGAGTGTATTCGAACAGTAGGACGAGGGGATCGAGGACGAAAACCGCTCACATTTGATCAAGCATTTCAGGTGATGGATGAGTACCTCAATGGCGAGTGCGATGATGATCAAATGGCGATGCTTTTAATGCTGATTCGAGTCCAAAATGAAACCAATGACGAAATCGCTGGTTTTGTAAAAGCATTCCAATCGCGTGTTCCTAATCTTGGGGCAGATATCGACTGGCCATGCTATGCGGGAAAACGTGCAACCGCTGGTAAACCTTGGCATCTGTTGGCGGCAAAAATCCTCGCCGATAACGGTTTTAAAGTGCTGCTTCATGGTTATAACGATAAGCCAGCTTCACGTGAACATGCTGAAGACTATCTGCCCGCACTCGGCATTCCTATGGCGTCAAACACGGAACACGCACAACTGCTCTTGCAGACAGGAAGCATTGCTTATTTGCCTCTGAATGCTTTCGCGCCACAAGCAGAGTTAATGATCAGTTGGAAAAACCGCTATGGGTTAAGAACTCCCATTAATACTGTTGTTCGAGCGCTCAATCCCGGTGGAGGCAAGATTGGTATTCGCGGTAGTTTTCATCCCGGTTTCCAACAGCTGCATGCAGAAGTCGAACATGTCATCGGTAAAACGTCACACTCGGTTATCTCATTTAAAGGGGTGTCTGGGGAATCGGAATACAACCCTAAAGTCAGCCAGACAGTTTGGCTAAGCCAGCCTTCAGGCGTAGAGTCTTTTTATTGGCCAGAACAGTACGTTTCAGAAATTGAGACGGTAGCAAACTGCCCGATGAATACGCCACAAGAAGACCTGCAGATGATGGCAAATACCGTGGTTTCGACCATGGCAGCTGTGCTGTTTGCGCAGTCCCATGATAGAGAAAAGGCGTATGAAACCGCGTATATGTTCTGGAAAGCGCACGTACTCAATCATTAA
- the cobA gene encoding uroporphyrinogen-III C-methyltransferase, giving the protein MRSNTTAQTRESFTVHERHYCDTPNLSRRSPSNGKQGFVYLVGAGPNDPDLLTVKALKVIQTADVVVYDRLVGREILDLVNPDAEMVYVGKRCGLPSLKQEETNRLLVEFAQKGLQVVRLKGGDPFIFGRGGEEALELVKHNIAYQVIPGITAAIGCSSSALIPLTHRQVSRSVTLITGQVVTGALPAWAGLVASGQTLVFYMGLENASSIQEGLIQHGLSADTPVAVVGQGCSVNQTVVTFELHQLTQTANDLKGLSPALIIMGDVVKLREQLIQTAQATRFQTESAHL; this is encoded by the coding sequence ATGAGATCAAATACGACTGCTCAAACACGAGAAAGCTTCACGGTTCATGAGCGCCATTATTGTGATACACCTAATTTGTCGCGCCGCAGTCCTTCGAATGGAAAACAAGGTTTTGTCTATCTGGTTGGTGCAGGACCAAACGACCCTGATTTATTAACGGTGAAAGCATTGAAAGTCATTCAAACCGCGGATGTTGTGGTGTATGACCGCTTAGTTGGACGCGAGATACTCGACCTTGTTAATCCCGATGCAGAAATGGTCTATGTGGGTAAACGGTGTGGATTGCCAAGCCTTAAACAGGAGGAAACCAACCGCTTGCTGGTAGAGTTTGCCCAAAAAGGACTGCAAGTTGTGCGTTTAAAAGGTGGCGATCCGTTCATTTTCGGCCGTGGGGGGGAAGAAGCACTGGAATTGGTTAAGCACAATATCGCTTATCAAGTGATTCCGGGGATTACTGCTGCTATCGGTTGCTCTTCAAGCGCTCTGATCCCTTTGACGCATAGACAAGTCTCTCGCAGTGTTACACTGATTACAGGTCAAGTGGTCACCGGAGCTCTTCCTGCATGGGCGGGTCTGGTGGCTAGCGGTCAAACTCTGGTTTTTTATATGGGACTGGAGAATGCAAGTTCGATACAAGAAGGATTAATTCAGCATGGTCTATCGGCGGACACTCCGGTTGCTGTGGTTGGACAAGGCTGCTCCGTTAATCAAACGGTTGTTACCTTTGAGCTTCATCAGCTCACACAAACAGCAAATGATCTAAAAGGACTAAGTCCTGCATTGATTATTATGGGCGATGTGGTCAAGCTTAGAGAACAGTTAATTCAAACCGCACAAGCGACACGTTTTCAAACGGAGTCTGCGCATCTATAA
- a CDS encoding nitrate reductase: protein MAVNKIQTTCPYCGVGCGVVANKDSIVGDKQHPANQGALCVKGSALKESLAMPSRLLYPKMQGKEISWDQASNEIAQRIHQAIQMHGPDSVAMYVSGQILTEDYYVANKLMKGYVGSANIDTNSRLCMSSAVAAHVRAFGEDVVPVNYADIAHADLLVLIGANTAWTHPVLFRRIQQARENNPDLKLVVIDPRRTVTAEQADLHLAIENDGDVLLYNGLLRFLIDQNALDEGFIDASTEGFSEQVEEVKSEQYRLENVARALNLTLNEVTTFYRWFSHKAKALTLFCQGINQSESGVDKANAIINAHLASGKIGKQGCGPFSLTGQPNAMGGREVGGLANQLAVHRGFDTESVRLVKEYWQSPSIAAKPGLKAVELFEAVEAGKIKVLWIMATNPVVSLPNSDQVRRALKGCDFVVVSDITEQSDVAEYADLVLPAAGWGEKQGMVTNSERRMSRQRAFLPAPGEAKPDWWAVTQVGKKLCTKLNCESGFEFDSEAAVFREFAGLSAINTNSNYLFDLSKFASISDEEYANWQPTQWPLEKEAPYHDGVFSTPSGKAQFVAVTAPSTVMNGWWLNTGRLRDQWHTMTRTGHIAKLAAGEVEPTIYVNKLSAETIGLQEGYCAAIRGISDESDSCIFAKVKFDDGLSGKQLFMSMHWAGRYGGQSQVNRTVSSVVDPISGQPAFKSSNVHIAAVQMQSYGIYVGQERVLPSCDYSSYQLDDNAAVTRFANLTKLDKSMFSVGQGEKVFRWDLPQGWMMVIGRQTGNQQQMTVTGVLLISPQPLEQDYTAITALIGKPLSLSSIISIAGEKAQSQLVCSCFRVTDKQIQTAIEEDGCVSLNQLQSKLKCGSNCGSCLPEVNKILKSYQTIAVSKA, encoded by the coding sequence ATGGCAGTAAACAAAATTCAAACGACATGCCCATACTGCGGTGTCGGCTGTGGTGTGGTGGCAAATAAAGATTCAATTGTGGGTGACAAGCAACATCCTGCCAATCAGGGCGCTCTATGTGTCAAAGGCTCAGCATTAAAAGAGAGCTTAGCAATGCCATCCCGTCTCCTTTATCCCAAGATGCAAGGAAAAGAGATTTCTTGGGATCAGGCGAGTAATGAGATAGCGCAAAGAATCCATCAAGCAATACAGATGCACGGTCCAGACTCTGTGGCTATGTATGTTTCGGGGCAAATACTGACTGAAGATTACTACGTGGCGAACAAGTTAATGAAGGGGTATGTAGGTAGTGCAAATATAGATACCAATTCACGACTTTGCATGTCCTCTGCTGTGGCGGCACATGTGCGCGCTTTTGGAGAAGATGTCGTTCCGGTAAATTACGCAGACATTGCTCATGCTGATTTACTTGTTTTGATTGGTGCCAATACCGCATGGACTCACCCAGTACTGTTTAGGCGTATTCAACAAGCACGTGAAAACAATCCTGATTTGAAACTGGTGGTCATTGACCCAAGAAGAACCGTCACCGCTGAACAGGCAGACTTGCACCTTGCAATCGAAAATGATGGTGACGTCTTGCTGTACAACGGTTTGCTCCGCTTTCTGATAGACCAGAATGCGTTGGATGAAGGTTTCATTGATGCTTCAACAGAAGGCTTTTCTGAGCAGGTAGAAGAAGTGAAGTCGGAGCAATACCGGTTAGAAAATGTGGCTCGCGCTTTAAACTTAACCCTTAATGAAGTGACGACTTTCTATCGCTGGTTTAGCCATAAAGCAAAAGCATTGACTCTGTTTTGTCAGGGTATCAATCAGTCTGAATCTGGTGTCGATAAAGCCAACGCAATTATCAATGCACACCTTGCCAGCGGAAAAATCGGCAAACAAGGATGTGGGCCATTCTCCCTTACCGGGCAACCGAATGCGATGGGCGGTAGAGAAGTCGGTGGGCTAGCAAACCAGCTCGCGGTACATCGTGGTTTTGACACTGAATCGGTACGTTTGGTCAAAGAGTATTGGCAATCACCATCGATTGCCGCCAAACCGGGCCTCAAGGCTGTTGAACTTTTTGAAGCTGTCGAAGCAGGGAAAATCAAGGTGCTGTGGATTATGGCAACCAACCCCGTTGTTTCGTTACCGAATAGCGACCAAGTTCGCCGAGCATTGAAAGGTTGTGACTTTGTGGTGGTGTCTGACATTACTGAACAAAGTGATGTGGCAGAGTACGCTGACCTTGTGTTACCAGCCGCAGGTTGGGGCGAAAAACAGGGGATGGTGACGAACTCTGAGCGTCGTATGTCTCGTCAGCGCGCGTTTCTACCGGCACCGGGAGAAGCAAAACCTGATTGGTGGGCGGTGACTCAAGTAGGGAAAAAACTGTGCACAAAGTTGAACTGTGAATCTGGATTTGAGTTCGACAGTGAAGCGGCTGTTTTTCGTGAGTTCGCGGGTCTTAGTGCCATTAACACTAACTCAAATTATCTGTTCGATCTCTCTAAATTCGCTTCTATAAGCGATGAAGAGTATGCGAACTGGCAACCGACGCAGTGGCCGTTAGAAAAAGAAGCGCCTTACCATGATGGCGTGTTTTCTACCCCTTCGGGTAAAGCTCAATTTGTTGCGGTAACCGCACCTTCGACGGTGATGAATGGCTGGTGGCTCAACACCGGTAGATTGCGTGATCAGTGGCATACCATGACGCGAACAGGTCATATCGCAAAACTCGCTGCGGGAGAAGTTGAGCCAACAATTTACGTCAACAAACTCAGCGCAGAAACCATAGGACTACAAGAGGGTTATTGCGCTGCGATACGCGGCATCTCAGATGAATCCGATTCGTGTATTTTTGCCAAGGTGAAATTTGATGACGGGCTCAGCGGTAAACAGCTATTTATGTCGATGCATTGGGCGGGGCGTTATGGTGGACAGTCTCAAGTTAACCGAACGGTTTCAAGTGTGGTCGACCCTATTTCAGGTCAGCCTGCATTCAAATCTTCAAACGTGCATATTGCTGCCGTGCAGATGCAAAGTTATGGCATCTATGTTGGGCAGGAAAGAGTTTTACCTAGTTGCGATTACAGTAGCTATCAACTGGATGACAATGCTGCTGTTACACGTTTTGCCAACCTTACTAAATTGGATAAATCGATGTTTTCTGTCGGCCAAGGAGAAAAGGTTTTCCGTTGGGATCTGCCTCAAGGCTGGATGATGGTGATAGGCCGTCAAACTGGTAATCAACAGCAGATGACGGTTACGGGTGTATTGCTCATTTCTCCGCAACCACTGGAGCAAGATTACACGGCAATCACAGCCTTAATCGGCAAGCCACTAAGCTTGAGCTCTATTATCTCGATTGCGGGAGAAAAGGCGCAAAGCCAGTTGGTATGCAGCTGTTTTAGAGTGACTGATAAGCAGATTCAAACCGCCATAGAAGAGGACGGGTGTGTATCGTTAAATCAACTCCAATCCAAACTTAAATGTGGCTCGAATTGCGGTTCATGCCTTCCGGAAGTCAACAAAATTCTTAAAAGCTATCAGACGATTGCTGTGAGCAAGGCATAA